The Arthrobacter sp. OAP107 DNA segment CCAGACCTGCAGCAAACGGGCAATGCCCAAGGTTTTCCCACGCTGCCGTGTTTACGGTCGGGGGTGTTACAGCAGCTCCGGGCCTGGTGGAGGGAGGCACCGATGGATCTCCGAGGTCCCCTGCGCCTCTTCCGCGCAGCGCTGGTTAGTTCGCTGGCGGTCTCCCTGGCCGTGGCCGGCCACGTGCTGGGTGGCGGGCAGCTTCCGGGCATCGCGACCCTTGCCGGATCTGCCGCAGTCCTGCTGGCCCCGGCCGCCTGGCTCGCCCGGCGGCAGCTGTCGTTCGCGACCCTGTTCGGTGTGCTCGGCGCCGGCCAGCTCATGCTGCACACGGCCTTCACAGCCCTCTCCCCCGGCGCTTCCTGCCTGCCCCAACTGCCGCTTTCCCGGTTGCCGCTGACGCAGTTGCCGTTGACGCAGTTGCCGCTGACCGGCAGTTTGGCGCACGGCGGGCACGCGGGCCTGAGCTGCTCGGCCGCAATGGAAAGCATGCCCGTGGGTGACGGCGCCGATTCACCCGCAATACTGGCAGGCCACCTCCTCGCCACGCTGGCCACCGCCTGGCTGCTGCGGAGCGGCGAGGCCGCCCTGTGGCAGCTCCTGGCCTGGCTCCGCCCGCTGGTACGGCTCCCCCGCCCCGCCGGGTTCACGCCCGCCACGCACCGCCCCGGGGCATGGCCCACAGTTGTCGTCCGGGCCCACCGCCGCAACCTGCGGCACGACACCCTTCGCGGTCCGCCCCTCACGGCTCTCCCGCGCACCATTCAGTAACCTTCCTGCCCAAGGCTGTTCAGCCTGCGAAAGGGGTGCCGGGACGCTGCCCGACCATCCATCACCCCACGCTGCCCGTCAGCGCGCCCCACGGCGCAAGCACCCCCCACGGCGCGAGCACGTCACCCGGCGCGAACGCGTCATTTACCCGGCGCGAACGCGCGGCAGCACCGCGAAAGGCTTTGTCATGATTGCTTCAACAACCCGTGCCCTGGAGTCCCGGACCACGAAAGCTTCTGCACTGAAAACTTCTGCACTGAAGACCGTCAGCGTCGCAGCAGCGGCGGCCGGCCTTATGATCCTGGGCGTTGGTTCGGCATCCGCCCACGTCCACGTGGACCCGGCGTCCACCTCGGCGGGAGGCTTCTCGCAGCTGACCTTCCGGGTTCCCAACGAGTCCGAAACCGCCAAGACCACCAAGGTCACGGTCACGCTGCCCACGGCGACGCCGTTCACGTCCGTTTCGGTCAAGCCCATGGACGGCTGGACGGCGAAGATCACCGAGGCAGCCCTGCCCGCTCCCGTCACGGTGGAGGGGGCCAAGATCACCAAGGCCGCCGCCACGGTCACCTGGACTGCCGACCCGGCCCACCAGCTCGGGCAGCACGAGTACCAGACATTCTCCATTTCGGTGGGCCGCCTGCCCGACGCCGGGACTACCGTGGCGCTGCCGGCCGCGCAGACCTACTCCGACGGCACGGTGGTCAACTGGAACCAGCCCGAAACCGCCGGCGGGGCCGAGCCCGAGCACCCGGTTCCCTCCTTCGTCACCACCGTGGCGGCGGACGAGCACTCGCATGCCGCACCCGCGGCAGCTACCGCCGCAGACACGGCAGCTGCGGACACAGCATCTGCCGACACCTCGGCGGCGTCGTCAACCATCCCGGTCACGGCTGCTCCCGACACCACGTTCGGCATCGCGGGCCTCGGCGCGGGCCTGCTGGGCCTGGCCGCGGGGACTGCGGCCCTGGTGCGGACCAGGAAGCGTTAGCGTCAGGCCCTGGTGACCACGAGCGCCGCGCTGTGCCCGCCGAACCCGAAGGCATTGACGAGTCCCGCCGTCGCGGTGCTGCCGCTGACGGTACCGGTGATGACGTTGAGGTCCACCTCGGGATCAAGGGAAGCCACGTTGTAGGTGCCGGGCAGGTCTCCGGTGCGGAGTGCCTGCAGCGTGGCGATGGCGGCCAGGGCGCCCGCTCCGCCGAGCAGGTGACCGGTGAGGGACTTCGTGGACGTCACCGGCACCTGGTCACCCGCAATGGCCTTGATGGCCTTGGCCTCCAGCCGGTCTCCCACGGGCGTCGAGGTGGCGTGCGCGTGCACGAACCCTATGTCCGTGCCACGGAGGCCGGCGGAGGCCAGGGCCTTCTCCATGACCCGCACCTGCATGTCCGGGTCGGCCGCCACGATGTCGTTCGCGTCCGAGGTCACGGCCGCGCCCGCAATGCCGCCCAGCACTTCCGCGCCCCGGGCACGCGCGTGGTTCTCGCTTTCCAGCACCACGATCCCCGCTCCCTCGGACAGCACGAACCCGTCGCGGTCCCGGTCGAACGGCCGTGAAGCCCGCTCCGGCTCGTCATTGCGCGTCGAGAGCGCCCGGATCTGGGAAAAACCGGCGATGATCAGGTCGTTGATGCAGGCATCCACGCCGCCGGCGATCACGACGTCGGCCGCCCCGGACCTGATCATTTCGGCACCCTGGGCAATCGCCTCGGCCCCGGACGCACAGGCGCTGACAGGGGTGCGTGCCCCGCCCTTCGCGCCCAGGTCGATCGAAACCCAAGCGGACGGCCCGTTCACCATGAGCCGGGTCAGGGTGTGCGGGGAAACCTTGCGCGGGCCGCCGTTGTCCAGCTCCCTGACCTGGGCCAGCACGGTGTCCATGCCGCCGTACGCCGAGCCGATCACGACGGCGAGCCGCTCCGGTTCGACGGCGGGTTTCCCGGCCTGCTCCCACGCTTCGCGCGAGGCTACGAGCGCCAGCTGGCCGCAGCGGTCCATCCGCTTCAGCTCGCGGGTGCTGAGGAACGCGCCAAGGTCTGCTGTGACCCGCCCGGCGATGCGCACCGGCAGAGCCTCGGCCCAGCCGTCCTCCAGCGTCGCGATGCCCGTCCGGCCGGCAAGCATCGCCTCCCAGGTCTCGGCCACTGTGGCCCCGAGCGGGTTCATGGATCCCATGCCGGTCACGACGGCCCTGGCTGATCCTGAAACGCTGGCTGATCCTGTAACTGGCGGTGTTGCCGCAGACGGCTGGTTTGTGGACACGGCGATACCTTGCTTCGTTGGTTGGGAGACCGTTCGGGAGCTGCAGCCCCGCGTTGGTGCAGCTACTTTGCGGGGTTGTGCGTCCCGATAGGAACCAGCGTGAGGTCCGGATGGTTCTTCTCGATGCGGCGCAGGGCCCAGACGTCGTTGAAGAGGGCCAGGTATTCACCGTCGGACCGCAGCAGCACCTCGGCGCCCGGTACGTTGGCCAGCGCAGGCATGGCATCCGCCGTCGAGATCCTGGCCATGGAATACGGAAGGCGTTCCAGGCGCATGGGTGCGCTGAAGTCGTGCGCCATGCGGTCCTCCACCACTTCGAACTGCATGGGTCCGACGGCGGCAAGCACCGGCGCCTGGTCACCGCGGACGTCGGAACGCAGCACCTGGATGACGCCCTCGTGCTCGAGCTGCTCGATCCCGCGGCGGAACTGCTTGAAGCGGCTGGGGTCCTTGGAGCGGGCAACCTGGAAGTGTTCGGGGGCGAACAGCGGGATGGCCGGGAACTCCACGGCTTCCTCAAGGAACAGGCTGTCCCCGACGCGCAGCGAGGACGCGTTGACCAGGCCAACGACGTCGCCCGGGTACGCCTCGTCGATGACCTCGCGTTCGCGGCCGAAAACCTGCTGCGCGTACTTCGTGGCAAACGACTTGCCGGTCCGGGTCTGGGTGACCACCATGCCGCGCTCGAACACGCCGGAGCAGACACGGATGAATGCAACGTGGTCGCGGTGGGCCTTGTTCATGCCGGCCTGGACCTTGAAGACGAAGCCGGAGAACGGCGACTCGACGGGACGCGGGGTGCCCTCGATGTCCGGCCGGGGCGCGGCCGGCGGGGCGAAGTCCACCAGTGCATCCAGGAGTTCCTTGACGCCGAAGTTCAGCGCCGCGGAGCTGAACAGGATGGGCGTGGCCTTGCCGGCGTGGAAGCTTTCGACGTCGAAGGCGAGGTTGGACTCGATGACCAGGCCCGCTTCATCGACCGCGTCCGTCCAGTTGGCGCCCTGGCTTTCGGCGGCTTCTTCGGGGGTGAAGTATTCGGTGAGGGCGATGCTGGCGCCGGCGTTGTTCCGCTGGAAACGCGCGAACCTGTCATTGCGCAGGTCCCAGACGCCGCGGAAATCGCCGGAGATGCCCACGGCCCAGGTCAGCGGCATGGGCTGCAGCCCGGTGCGCTCGGTGATCTCGTCCATGAGGGCCAGCGCATCCAGGCCGGGGCGGTCCCACTTGTTGATGACCGTGATGATGGGGAGGTTCCGCTGCTTGCAGACCTCGAACAGCTTCATGGTCTGGGTCTCCAGGCCCTTGGCCGCGTCCACCAGCATCACGGCGCAGTCGACGGCGGCGAGCACCCGGTAGGTGTCCTCGGAGAAGTCGGCGTGGCCGGGGGTGTCCAGCAGGTTGATGACCGTGTCCCGGTAGGAGAACTGCAGGGCGGCCGAGCTGATGGAAATGCCGCGGTCCTTCTCCATCTGCATCCAGTCCGAGACTGTCTCCTTGCGGTTGGCCTTGCCGCTGGACGCGCCCGCGGTGCCGATCACCTTGGCATGCAGGGCCAGCGCCTCGGTGAGCGTGGACTTGCCGGCGTCGGGGTGGGAGATGACGGCGAACGTCCGGCGCCGCGAGGCCTGCTTATGGATCTCGTGCACTCGGGCGGGGCTCTGCACTTCTTGGGACACGGTGCTACTTTCACTGCGATCCGCGGGGGATCCATGTTGGAAAAGGTGGCGGCGGAACCTGCCGGCCAAGGCTTCAAGTTTATCGCAGCGGCGGAATCCGCACCGAAGGCGGCCCAAAAGTGCCCCTCAGCCGGCCGCCGTCGAACGCACTCCGAAAGCCTTTCCCGCAGGCCTCCGGTGGGGCACTTTAAGGCTTGCCCGTGCGGTTGCTGGGGTAATGTACCCCTAGGATGGTGCATGCGGGAAACCGAGTACTTTTGATCCTGCCGGCGGACCAGTCCAAACCGGCAAACCTGCAGGCCCCGCCTGCACCTTTGAAGGGAATATCTATGGCTCGCAGCCCTGAAGAATCGCTCAAGGCGACTTTGGGGAGGGTGGCCCCGGGGACCGCACTGCGGGACGGCCTGGAACGCATTCTCCGCGGACGCACCGGTGCGCTGATCGTGCTGGGCTCGGACCGGACCATCGACTCCATCTGTTCCGGCGGCTTCGACATCGGCATCGACTTCTCACCCACCCGGCTCCGTGAACTGGCCAAGATGGACGGCGCTATCATCTGCGACAGGGACGCCGGCAACATCCTCCGGGCGGCCGTGCAGCTCGTGCCGGACCCCAGCATCGAGACCCAGGAATCGGGCACCCGGCACCGCACCGCCGAACGCGTCGCCATCCAGACCGGCGTTCCCGTGATCTCGGTGAGCCAGTCCATGCAGATCATCGCCCTGTACGTCAACGGCCTGCGGCACGTGCTCGAGGGCTCCGAAAAGGTCCTGGCCCGCGCCAACCAGGCCCTGGCCACGCTGGAACGCTACCGTTCCCGCCTGGACCAGGTGACCAGCTCGCTCTCTGCCCTGGAGATCGAGGCGATGGTGACCGTCCGCGATGTGGCAGTGACCCTGCAGCGCCAGGAGATGGTGCGCCGGATCTCCGAGGAGATCTCGCAGTATGTCCTGGAACTGGGTGAAGACGGCCGGCTTCTGTCCCTCCAGTTGGACGAGCTCACCGTGGGCCGCGGCCCGGGCAGCGACATCATCATCCGCGACTACGCCGGCCCGAACGCGTCACCGGAGGAGATCGACGGTGCTGTGAGCGCACTCCTCAACCTCGGACCCACCGAGCTGATCGACCTCAGCAAGATCGCGGGGATCATCGGGTTCGCCGGCGGCGTGGACACCCTCGATGCCGTGGTGCAGCCGCGCGGCTACCGGCTCCTCTCCGGGCTCAAGGCCGTGCCGAAGGCCGTCGCGGACAGGCTGGTGGACCACTTCGGCGGCCTGCAGCACCTCATGGCCGCAACGATCGATGACCTGATGACCGTGGACGGCATCGGCGACCAGCGCGCCCGCACGGTCCGGGAGGGCCTCAGCCGGATGGCCGAAGCCAGCCTGCTGGACAGGTTCCTCTAAGCCCCGTCAGCTGAGCTGGAAGACCGTCGGCGGGCTGACCTTGGCACCAAGCTTTGCGATGAACACGTAATATCCGCCGCCAACCGCACCCTCGGCCACCTTCTCGCAGCCCTGCACGGAACGGTTGCGCGGCCACGGGAAGTTCGCGGTTTCGCTCTTGCCGGGCGCAATGGTTTTGACCAGGTCAGTGCTGTCCGCCTGGCAGTCGCCCGATGAGAAGACGCGGTCCGAGCCGCTGGTGACCAGGAAGTCCATCTGCGACGTGCCAATGTTCACCTTGCATGGAAGCTTTCCGCCGTTGCTGACCGTGAGGCTCAGCACCGGCTTTTCATCCGCGGCGTAGGACGTCTTGTTCGTCGTGGCCTTGACGGTCACCAGCTTCTGGTCGCACGTGGGCGACGCGGACGGGGTTGCCGACGGACTGGCCGACGGCGTTGCGCCGGGCTGGCCCGCCTCGGCGCCGTCCGTGGAAGCACCCTGGGCGGAGTCCTGGGCGGATGAGGCCTGCTGGGCGCCGCCGAGGAGGCTGGTAAGTGTTGCCACACCGCCGACGATAAGGCAGAGGACCAGCAGCAGCGCCACTCCGGCGAAGAGCCGGCGGCGGCGGTAGACCGCAGGGCTCGGCTTGCGCCCTCCCCGGGGTACCGATTTCCCGGGCGCTGTTCTCTGTCCCGCCGTTTTTGCTGACCCGTTCCGGCCCGCGCCGGAATTCGAAGTGTCTTGCCTGCCCATCCTCCTAGGCTAAGGAACACCCCGGATTCTGCCGCACCACCACGCCGCCCCCGCCCCACCATGTCCAATTCGTAACGTAAATTCGGGTGACAACTGTCAGCACACTTACTAAAATTGAATCCCGGTTACCACTTACCGGGCCGAGTTGGAGAGGACCTGCGATGGTAGATCACGTGTCTGGCGGTCACCTCGAACGCGTCCTTCTGCCGCTGACGTTTGGCAAACATCAGAGCCAGGGGACTGAGTTCACGGTGCTTGCGGTTGAGATCTGGGACACCGGAATCGTGGTGAACCTGCACCTCGCCTCCGTCAGTGAAGACGACCCGCAAACCCCCGAAATCGTCATCCATGACCACTTTGGCACAGAGTACAAGCTGGATGAGGTGGCCACCGTCGGCACCCGCCAGCTGCAGTTCTTTGCGCCATCCATACCGGAAGGAACGCGCAGCCTGACCATCCGCTCGGTGGATTCGAACAGTGCCAGCTTCGTGGTGGCCCTCGCTGTTCCGGCGGCCAACGGCCGCGGCGGCGAAACCCTGCATGGCCACGTCCGGCGGCTGCCGGGCCGGCGGGAGGGGCTGCCTCCCGTGGAGCAGGAGGCCAGCTGACGGTACCCGGCCGGGAACCGTCGCCGGGGTTTTCAACTAGAGTGTTGGCATCAAAACCACAACCGCTTATCCCGCCACGCCGGGCCCCGCCACGCCCAGGGCACCGGACACCCTCGCCAC contains these protein-coding regions:
- the disA gene encoding DNA integrity scanning diadenylate cyclase DisA, with the translated sequence MARSPEESLKATLGRVAPGTALRDGLERILRGRTGALIVLGSDRTIDSICSGGFDIGIDFSPTRLRELAKMDGAIICDRDAGNILRAAVQLVPDPSIETQESGTRHRTAERVAIQTGVPVISVSQSMQIIALYVNGLRHVLEGSEKVLARANQALATLERYRSRLDQVTSSLSALEIEAMVTVRDVAVTLQRQEMVRRISEEISQYVLELGEDGRLLSLQLDELTVGRGPGSDIIIRDYAGPNASPEEIDGAVSALLNLGPTELIDLSKIAGIIGFAGGVDTLDAVVQPRGYRLLSGLKAVPKAVADRLVDHFGGLQHLMAATIDDLMTVDGIGDQRARTVREGLSRMAEASLLDRFL
- a CDS encoding YcnI family protein, with translation MIASTTRALESRTTKASALKTSALKTVSVAAAAAGLMILGVGSASAHVHVDPASTSAGGFSQLTFRVPNESETAKTTKVTVTLPTATPFTSVSVKPMDGWTAKITEAALPAPVTVEGAKITKAAATVTWTADPAHQLGQHEYQTFSISVGRLPDAGTTVALPAAQTYSDGTVVNWNQPETAGGAEPEHPVPSFVTTVAADEHSHAAPAAATAADTAAADTASADTSAASSTIPVTAAPDTTFGIAGLGAGLLGLAAGTAALVRTRKR
- a CDS encoding beta-ketoacyl-[acyl-carrier-protein] synthase family protein; amino-acid sequence: MTGMGSMNPLGATVAETWEAMLAGRTGIATLEDGWAEALPVRIAGRVTADLGAFLSTRELKRMDRCGQLALVASREAWEQAGKPAVEPERLAVVIGSAYGGMDTVLAQVRELDNGGPRKVSPHTLTRLMVNGPSAWVSIDLGAKGGARTPVSACASGAEAIAQGAEMIRSGAADVVIAGGVDACINDLIIAGFSQIRALSTRNDEPERASRPFDRDRDGFVLSEGAGIVVLESENHARARGAEVLGGIAGAAVTSDANDIVAADPDMQVRVMEKALASAGLRGTDIGFVHAHATSTPVGDRLEAKAIKAIAGDQVPVTSTKSLTGHLLGGAGALAAIATLQALRTGDLPGTYNVASLDPEVDLNVITGTVSGSTATAGLVNAFGFGGHSAALVVTRA
- a CDS encoding peptide chain release factor 3 codes for the protein MSQEVQSPARVHEIHKQASRRRTFAVISHPDAGKSTLTEALALHAKVIGTAGASSGKANRKETVSDWMQMEKDRGISISSAALQFSYRDTVINLLDTPGHADFSEDTYRVLAAVDCAVMLVDAAKGLETQTMKLFEVCKQRNLPIITVINKWDRPGLDALALMDEITERTGLQPMPLTWAVGISGDFRGVWDLRNDRFARFQRNNAGASIALTEYFTPEEAAESQGANWTDAVDEAGLVIESNLAFDVESFHAGKATPILFSSAALNFGVKELLDALVDFAPPAAPRPDIEGTPRPVESPFSGFVFKVQAGMNKAHRDHVAFIRVCSGVFERGMVVTQTRTGKSFATKYAQQVFGREREVIDEAYPGDVVGLVNASSLRVGDSLFLEEAVEFPAIPLFAPEHFQVARSKDPSRFKQFRRGIEQLEHEGVIQVLRSDVRGDQAPVLAAVGPMQFEVVEDRMAHDFSAPMRLERLPYSMARISTADAMPALANVPGAEVLLRSDGEYLALFNDVWALRRIEKNHPDLTLVPIGTHNPAK